A window of Puntigrus tetrazona isolate hp1 chromosome 11, ASM1883169v1, whole genome shotgun sequence contains these coding sequences:
- the zgc:113276 gene encoding uncharacterized protein zgc:113276 isoform X3, translating to MLGRVQTIMETNAMLLSDKRTNGLYICVQSQKALQDFVLEQNRDDLHCLPEKIYIQDENAFFNDNRLGKKDKKLLSTANGLQKNLYFSLPGTQLSIDFFQEQVRKYDLDSVLIRASVERVIPVLTEDESKVKFFKVTLHTGENIETKTVIMATGPSRAQMANIPCWVRAIQESYPEESLQHTVQLMHYFCTHESSSGSPPVCQMGQRVMVVGGGLTSAHVISAALKQGASHVTWVLRKHLQLKQFDVGDIESLIGRYSHVEHGIKMDGLAYLRQFYNERSLHKRLAMIKQARKGGAVTPEAYAQLQPFIQSGQLLIRAHCQVSEAKWCYQSQCWRVSLCSGEQWGGEKIWLATGCKLDATQDPLLSDVMTKFPIQVLEGWPCITETLQWTAGCPLYLMGQYAALQVGPHAVNLAGGQAASVRIFKDIVAQRSGLDESAPETTKKTRTEEYISHMHGLMWL from the exons ATGCTCGGACGTGTACAAACAATAATGGAAACTAATGCGATGCTGTTGTCAGACAAAAGGACTAATGGTTTGTACATCTGTGTACAATCTCAGAAGGCCTTGCAGGACTTTGTGCTGGAGCAAAATCGGGACGATCTGCACTGTTTACCTGAGAAAATTTATATTCAGGAtgagaatgcattttttaacgACAATCGCCTGGGAAAGAAGGACAAAAAGCTTCTTAGCACAGCAAACGGCCTACAGAAAAACCTGTATTTCAGTCTTCCAGGAACACAGCTCAGTATAGACTTCTTCCAGGAGCAG GTACGCAAATATGACCTGGACAGTGTCTTAATCAGAGCCTCGGTGGAGAGAGTCATCCCAGTCTTAACTGAGGATGAGAGCAAGGTTAAGTTTTTCAAGGTGACACTACACACTGGGGAAAATATAGAGACAAAAACAGTCATCATGGCGACCGGACCGTCCAGGGCTCAGATGGCAAACATCCCATGTTGGGTACGAGCGATCCAGGAGAGCTACCCAGAGGAAAGCCTACAGCACACAGTGCAGCTCATGCATTACTTCTGTACGCATGAATCCTCCTCGG gttcTCCTCCTGTGTGTCAGATGGGTCAGAGAGTGATGGTGGTAGGTGGAGGTCTGACCAGCGCACATGTTATCTCAGCTGCACTAAAGCAGGGCGCGAGTCATGTGACCTGGGTCTTACGGAAACACTTACAG cttaAACAGTTTGACGTTGGGGATATAGAGAGCCTGATTGGACGCTATTCCCACGTTGAGCATGGGATCAAGATGGATGGCCTCGCCTACTTAAGGCAGTTCTATAATGAAAGAAGTCTCCACAAGAGGCTAGCAATGATCAAACAAGCCAGGAAAGGAGGAGCAGTGACCCCTGAGGCCTACGCACAACTTCAGCCTTTCATTCAGAGCGGCCAGCTCCTGATCAGAGCTCATTGCCAG GTATCTGAAGCAAAATGGTGCTATCAATCCCAGTGTTGGAGAGTTTCCTTGTGCAGCGGAGAACAATGGGGTGGAGAAAAGATTTGGCTGGCAACAGGCTGCAAACTGGATGCTACCCAGGACCCTTTACTCTCTGACGTCATGACTAAATTCCCCATTCAA GTTCTGGAGGGCTGGCCGTGCATAACAGAAACGCTGCAGTGGACAGCAGGATGCCCCCTCTACCTGATGGGACAATATGCAGCGCTTCAG GTTGGGCCTCATGCAGTGAACCTTGCAGGCGGTCAAGCTGCGAGTGTGCGCATTTTTAAAGACATCGTAGCTCAGCGCAGTGGACTGGATGAGAGTGCACCAGAAACGACGAAGAAGACCCGCACCGAAGAGTACATTTCCCATATGCACGGCCTCATGTGGTTGTAA
- the LOC122353802 gene encoding uncharacterized protein LOC122353802, with translation MAAEGNPICGGVMLLHTERKGKHSYEVNGFFNYNKGNFASIGDKVLMINNTDVEDLIPQAFAELLAEGCPLLTIHHSSKMANEKCESEEIVVRKKEPTVMRFSMMMVREEELEATEVQPSLDWEDRVIEDDCFSEDNLLLVSMAETSFSVVVGRGCDPDSPCNSCGGMNCQFNEVVVLPATAEITFNSSRILMQIKQRKNLFLQSFLLKKYVTPENQHMLLKDTMSAQITLYYYTITMDHEGVPVVLNCSGTENFFCCTTKQGEDKKILTVTSHNKKDLKSICPDDREKWSLVFFMSSGKDNLRRFESALYRGWFIYTERVNNREVDMHKVDQLDSKKDGAFSFIILSERGSLYILYYCLASGMMQVPGLSLNCTLVFSPPTHHHTHQYFQPNLTFWCTTHNFLFLPHESFDIRKSSNQRQSSHIVYISTEINMEVQTVCHMNTEKTEECQPETSSSNKKMLKFMRFSLSIEDTEPEESSNPKPEKDTEDEVDHSFHSRTTMCLNLIDQECDADNLSCKCDLISNDSKITAETANIAYISEQIWKVIKEQNNLFLKTPEGCKYVASKQNEICLENTMSAKITIFHGTFLGMVPSDKNLGVPVMLKFTDTNKFLCCTSQGDEMILSIKVYDVQKIHLPDPEKSLIFFMSQKCDGLRYFESALHRGWFIHTINDNVVKMKRDNETSSSCFVLE, from the exons ATGGCAGCTGAG GGAAATCCTATTTGCGGTGGAGTTATGTTGCTCCACACTGAACGTAAAGGGAAACACTCGTATGAAGTTAATGGCTTTTTTAACTATAACAAAGGAAATTTTGCAAG catCGGAGATAAAGTTCTAATGATAAACAACACAGATGTGGAGGATTTGATTCCACAGGCTTTTGCTGAGCTTTTGGCTGAAGGGTGCCCCTTACTT ACCATACATCATTCATCCAAAATGGCAAATGAAAAGTGTGAATCTGAGGAAATCGTTGTACGTAAAAAGGAGCCGACGGTCATGAGATTTAGCATGATGATGGTAAGAGAGGAAGAGCTGGAAGCAACTGAAGTTCAGCCATCGCTAGATTGGGAAGACAGAGTCATTGAAGACGACTGTTTCAGTGAAGACAATCTTCTGCTTGTCTCCATGGCTGAGACGAGCTTTAGTGTGGTCGTTGGTCGGGGCTGTGATCCTGACAGCCCTTGCAACAGCTGTGGAGGAATGAATTGCCAGTTTAATGAAGTTGTTGTCCTGCCTGCGACAGCTGAGATTACCTTTA ATTCTTCAAGGATTTTGATGCAGATTAAACAGCGGAAAAATCTGTTCTTGCAGAGTTTCTTGTTGAAAAAGTATGTCACCCCAGAGAATCAGCATATGCTTTTGAAAGACACAATGTCAG cacaAATCACCCTCTACTATTATACGATCACAATGGACCATGAAGGCGTTCCTGTTGTGCTGAACTGCAGTGGCACAGAAAACTTCTTCTGCTGTACCACCAAGCAAGGTGAAGATAAGAAGATTTTGACAGTCAct agCCATAATAAAAAGGACCTGAAAAGCATCTGTCCCGATGACCGAGAAAAATGGTCCCTTGtatttttcatgtcttctgGGAAAGATAATCTCCGGCGTTTTGAGTCAGCTCTTTACCGAGGATGGTTCATCTACACAGAAAGGGTAAATAATAGAGAAGTGGACATGCATAAAGTAGATCAGCTGGACAGTAAGAAAGACGGTGCGTTCTCATTCATAATTCTGAGTGAGCGTGGGTCAT tgtacattttatattactgcTTAGCATCAGGAATGATGCAAGTGCCAGGTTTGTCTTTGAACTGTACGCTCGTGTTTTCCCCTCCAACACACCATCACACGCATCAGTATTTCCAGCCAAACCTTACGTTTTGGTGTACTACTCACAACTTCCTCTTCCTACCGCATGAGAGCTTTGACATTAGAAAAAGCAGCAATCAGAGGCAGAGCTCTCACATCGTTTATATCAGCACAGAGATCAACATGGAAGTACAG ACTGTATGTCATATGAACACTGAAAAAACAGAAGAGTGTCAACCGGAGACCTCCTCAAGCAATAAAAAGATGTTGAAATTCATGAGATTCAGCCTGTCGATTGAAGATACTGAGCCTGAGGAATCATCAAATCCGAAACCAGAGAAGGACACTGAGGACGAAGTTGATCATTCGTTTCATTCGCGGACAACAATGTGCTTAAACCTGATTGATCAAGAGTGTGATGCTGACAACCTTTCCTGCAAATGTGATTTAATCTCTAATGACAGCAAGATCACTGCAGAGACAGCTAACATTGCCTACA TCTCTGAACAAATTTGGAAAGTaattaaagaacaaaacaattTGTTCCTGAAGACGCCTGAAGGATGCAAGTATGTTGCATCGAAACAGAACGAGATATGTCTGGAGAACACCATGTCAG caaaaatcaCCATCTTTCACGGCACCTTCCTTGGCATGGTCCCCAGCGACAAAAACTTAGGTGTTCCTGTTATGCTGAAGttcacagacacaaacaaattCCTTTGCTGCACCAGCCAAGGAGATGAAATGATATTATCAATTAAA gtgTATGACGTACAAAAGATACACCTTCCAGATCCAGAAAAATCCCTCATTTTCTTCATGTCTCAAAAGTGTGATGGTCTCCGGTATTTTGAATCAGCGCTCCACAGAGGATGGTTCATTCACACTATAAATGATAATgttgtgaaaatgaaaagagacaATGAAACATCCAGCAGTTGCTTTGTCTTAGAGTGA
- the zgc:113276 gene encoding uncharacterized protein zgc:113276 isoform X1 produces MLDVLIIGGGPHALTLATLLSNPEKPICQSSSDIFQGIQLSKNKAKSVRYKNQKRQPIRPVFDTENEAKRLPCPQLHFKVVDSYGKWISLWESQFTALNIPHLRSHTLVHTDPFNKKALQDFVLEQNRDDLHCLPEKIYIQDENAFFNDNRLGKKDKKLLSTANGLQKNLYFSLPGTQLSIDFFQEQVRKYDLDSVLIRASVERVIPVLTEDESKVKFFKVTLHTGENIETKTVIMATGPSRAQMANIPCWVRAIQESYPEESLQHTVQLMHYFCTHESSSGSPPVCQMGQRVMVVGGGLTSAHVISAALKQGASHVTWVLRKHLQLKQFDVGDIESLIGRYSHVEHGIKMDGLAYLRQFYNERSLHKRLAMIKQARKGGAVTPEAYAQLQPFIQSGQLLIRAHCQVSEAKWCYQSQCWRVSLCSGEQWGGEKIWLATGCKLDATQDPLLSDVMTKFPIQVLEGWPCITETLQWTAGCPLYLMGQYAALQVGPHAVNLAGGQAASVRIFKDIVAQRSGLDESAPETTKKTRTEEYISHMHGLMWL; encoded by the exons ATGTTGGATGTTTTAATAATCGGAGGAGGTCCTCATGCTTTAACCCTTGCTACTCTGCTCTCAAACCCCGAAAAACCTATCTGCCAGTCTAGCTCTGACATCTTTCAGGGAATACAGCTGagcaaaaataaagctaaaagtgTACGCTACAAAAACCAAAAGAGACAACCTATCA GGCCAGTGTTTGACACAGAGAACGAAGCCAAACGTCTGCCATGTCCTCAGCTGCATTTCAAAGTGGTGGATTCTTATGGAAAATGGATATCACTGTGGGAAAGCCAGTTCACCGCCTTGAACATCCCTCACCTCCGATCACACACGCTGGTGCACACCGATCCGTTTAACAAG AAGGCCTTGCAGGACTTTGTGCTGGAGCAAAATCGGGACGATCTGCACTGTTTACCTGAGAAAATTTATATTCAGGAtgagaatgcattttttaacgACAATCGCCTGGGAAAGAAGGACAAAAAGCTTCTTAGCACAGCAAACGGCCTACAGAAAAACCTGTATTTCAGTCTTCCAGGAACACAGCTCAGTATAGACTTCTTCCAGGAGCAG GTACGCAAATATGACCTGGACAGTGTCTTAATCAGAGCCTCGGTGGAGAGAGTCATCCCAGTCTTAACTGAGGATGAGAGCAAGGTTAAGTTTTTCAAGGTGACACTACACACTGGGGAAAATATAGAGACAAAAACAGTCATCATGGCGACCGGACCGTCCAGGGCTCAGATGGCAAACATCCCATGTTGGGTACGAGCGATCCAGGAGAGCTACCCAGAGGAAAGCCTACAGCACACAGTGCAGCTCATGCATTACTTCTGTACGCATGAATCCTCCTCGG gttcTCCTCCTGTGTGTCAGATGGGTCAGAGAGTGATGGTGGTAGGTGGAGGTCTGACCAGCGCACATGTTATCTCAGCTGCACTAAAGCAGGGCGCGAGTCATGTGACCTGGGTCTTACGGAAACACTTACAG cttaAACAGTTTGACGTTGGGGATATAGAGAGCCTGATTGGACGCTATTCCCACGTTGAGCATGGGATCAAGATGGATGGCCTCGCCTACTTAAGGCAGTTCTATAATGAAAGAAGTCTCCACAAGAGGCTAGCAATGATCAAACAAGCCAGGAAAGGAGGAGCAGTGACCCCTGAGGCCTACGCACAACTTCAGCCTTTCATTCAGAGCGGCCAGCTCCTGATCAGAGCTCATTGCCAG GTATCTGAAGCAAAATGGTGCTATCAATCCCAGTGTTGGAGAGTTTCCTTGTGCAGCGGAGAACAATGGGGTGGAGAAAAGATTTGGCTGGCAACAGGCTGCAAACTGGATGCTACCCAGGACCCTTTACTCTCTGACGTCATGACTAAATTCCCCATTCAA GTTCTGGAGGGCTGGCCGTGCATAACAGAAACGCTGCAGTGGACAGCAGGATGCCCCCTCTACCTGATGGGACAATATGCAGCGCTTCAG GTTGGGCCTCATGCAGTGAACCTTGCAGGCGGTCAAGCTGCGAGTGTGCGCATTTTTAAAGACATCGTAGCTCAGCGCAGTGGACTGGATGAGAGTGCACCAGAAACGACGAAGAAGACCCGCACCGAAGAGTACATTTCCCATATGCACGGCCTCATGTGGTTGTAA
- the zgc:113276 gene encoding uncharacterized protein zgc:113276 isoform X2, with protein MLDVLIIGGGPHALTLATLLSNPEKPICQSSSDIFQGIQLSKNKAKSVRYKNQKRQPIRPVFDTENEAKRLPCPQLHFKVVDSYGKWISLWESQFTALNIPHLRSHTLVHTDPFNKVRKYDLDSVLIRASVERVIPVLTEDESKVKFFKVTLHTGENIETKTVIMATGPSRAQMANIPCWVRAIQESYPEESLQHTVQLMHYFCTHESSSGSPPVCQMGQRVMVVGGGLTSAHVISAALKQGASHVTWVLRKHLQLKQFDVGDIESLIGRYSHVEHGIKMDGLAYLRQFYNERSLHKRLAMIKQARKGGAVTPEAYAQLQPFIQSGQLLIRAHCQVSEAKWCYQSQCWRVSLCSGEQWGGEKIWLATGCKLDATQDPLLSDVMTKFPIQVLEGWPCITETLQWTAGCPLYLMGQYAALQVGPHAVNLAGGQAASVRIFKDIVAQRSGLDESAPETTKKTRTEEYISHMHGLMWL; from the exons ATGTTGGATGTTTTAATAATCGGAGGAGGTCCTCATGCTTTAACCCTTGCTACTCTGCTCTCAAACCCCGAAAAACCTATCTGCCAGTCTAGCTCTGACATCTTTCAGGGAATACAGCTGagcaaaaataaagctaaaagtgTACGCTACAAAAACCAAAAGAGACAACCTATCA GGCCAGTGTTTGACACAGAGAACGAAGCCAAACGTCTGCCATGTCCTCAGCTGCATTTCAAAGTGGTGGATTCTTATGGAAAATGGATATCACTGTGGGAAAGCCAGTTCACCGCCTTGAACATCCCTCACCTCCGATCACACACGCTGGTGCACACCGATCCGTTTAACAAG GTACGCAAATATGACCTGGACAGTGTCTTAATCAGAGCCTCGGTGGAGAGAGTCATCCCAGTCTTAACTGAGGATGAGAGCAAGGTTAAGTTTTTCAAGGTGACACTACACACTGGGGAAAATATAGAGACAAAAACAGTCATCATGGCGACCGGACCGTCCAGGGCTCAGATGGCAAACATCCCATGTTGGGTACGAGCGATCCAGGAGAGCTACCCAGAGGAAAGCCTACAGCACACAGTGCAGCTCATGCATTACTTCTGTACGCATGAATCCTCCTCGG gttcTCCTCCTGTGTGTCAGATGGGTCAGAGAGTGATGGTGGTAGGTGGAGGTCTGACCAGCGCACATGTTATCTCAGCTGCACTAAAGCAGGGCGCGAGTCATGTGACCTGGGTCTTACGGAAACACTTACAG cttaAACAGTTTGACGTTGGGGATATAGAGAGCCTGATTGGACGCTATTCCCACGTTGAGCATGGGATCAAGATGGATGGCCTCGCCTACTTAAGGCAGTTCTATAATGAAAGAAGTCTCCACAAGAGGCTAGCAATGATCAAACAAGCCAGGAAAGGAGGAGCAGTGACCCCTGAGGCCTACGCACAACTTCAGCCTTTCATTCAGAGCGGCCAGCTCCTGATCAGAGCTCATTGCCAG GTATCTGAAGCAAAATGGTGCTATCAATCCCAGTGTTGGAGAGTTTCCTTGTGCAGCGGAGAACAATGGGGTGGAGAAAAGATTTGGCTGGCAACAGGCTGCAAACTGGATGCTACCCAGGACCCTTTACTCTCTGACGTCATGACTAAATTCCCCATTCAA GTTCTGGAGGGCTGGCCGTGCATAACAGAAACGCTGCAGTGGACAGCAGGATGCCCCCTCTACCTGATGGGACAATATGCAGCGCTTCAG GTTGGGCCTCATGCAGTGAACCTTGCAGGCGGTCAAGCTGCGAGTGTGCGCATTTTTAAAGACATCGTAGCTCAGCGCAGTGGACTGGATGAGAGTGCACCAGAAACGACGAAGAAGACCCGCACCGAAGAGTACATTTCCCATATGCACGGCCTCATGTGGTTGTAA